The Chitinophaga flava genome has a segment encoding these proteins:
- a CDS encoding ABC transporter permease: MIMMLKTYIIIAWRNLVRNKLFSFINLAGLAIGLCCFLLISMYVTDEWSFDRYHEKADRTYRIQSDIRWGGQDIRMIRTSDVMGPVLKKDYPQVETYTRLYAHENRKLVKKNEEYILEEKTAYADSTFFDVFTLPAIQGDTRTALDQPHTVVITASTAQKYFGSTDVTGRYLDIKEDQKTVPYKITAVIKDIPSASHFHFDFLFSMKSLNYEWGQTGNYNFYTYIVLKPGIDYKTFQGNMRQFVINYLIPALAPLNIHSMAEFEQAGNFTDFYFMPLTRIHLYSDRQDELSPPGNIQYVYAFCAVALFILLIACINFMNLTTAHSAGRSKEVGIRKVLGTTRKELIGQFLTESTLMAILALLAAMVLTYCVLPLFNSIAGKTMALSYLMSSRILPWLLLLPFAVGILAGSYPAFFLSGFRPVEVLKGKLSLGGKSAGLRSVLVVFQFSTAVFLIIGTLVVYQQLRYIQNSNPGFNKDQVLVISGAAALGSHTQVFKKEMLSIPEVKNATVSSYLPVSGSDRNAWNICKEAVPTATNSFNTQKWEVDYDYLETMGMQLAAGSNFRHDYGADSSAVIINEVTAGILGYKDPIGKIIYCRRNDGTMDQYPIIGVVKNFHYESVHQKIGPLCLTLDSYRPSLVSLKVTGTAAEKVIAQARLQWKKIAPGMPFNYYFLDESFNRMYKADQQVQQLAMIFSALSVIIACMGIFGLATFMAAQRAHEIGIRKVLGSSVTSIIQLLNRDFIRLVAISFVIAAPPAWWAMNKWLNSFAYRVHISIWVFVVAGAATLFIALCTVSFQSVRAALANPLKSLKTN; encoded by the coding sequence ATGATAATGATGTTAAAAACCTATATAATTATTGCCTGGCGGAATCTTGTACGTAACAAGTTATTCTCTTTTATCAATCTGGCTGGTTTGGCGATTGGTTTGTGTTGCTTTTTGCTGATCAGCATGTATGTTACCGATGAATGGAGCTTTGACAGGTATCATGAGAAAGCAGATAGGACCTATCGTATTCAAAGTGATATACGCTGGGGAGGCCAGGATATCCGGATGATCCGCACTTCCGATGTAATGGGACCTGTGTTGAAAAAAGATTATCCCCAGGTAGAAACCTATACCCGCCTTTACGCGCACGAGAACCGCAAGCTGGTAAAGAAAAATGAAGAATATATTCTGGAAGAAAAGACCGCATACGCCGACTCCACATTTTTCGATGTCTTTACCCTTCCGGCCATACAGGGAGATACCAGAACAGCGCTGGACCAGCCCCATACAGTGGTGATAACAGCGAGTACCGCACAGAAATATTTTGGCAGCACCGATGTGACAGGGAGATATCTCGACATTAAAGAAGATCAAAAAACAGTCCCTTATAAGATCACAGCTGTTATAAAAGATATTCCGTCTGCCTCCCATTTTCATTTCGATTTCCTTTTCTCCATGAAAAGCCTGAACTATGAATGGGGGCAAACAGGTAACTATAATTTTTACACTTATATCGTACTCAAGCCCGGCATCGACTACAAAACATTTCAGGGGAATATGCGGCAGTTTGTAATCAACTATCTGATCCCTGCATTGGCACCGCTGAACATTCATAGTATGGCAGAATTTGAACAGGCGGGCAACTTCACGGATTTTTACTTCATGCCACTTACCCGTATCCATCTGTATAGTGATCGTCAGGATGAATTAAGTCCGCCGGGAAATATCCAGTACGTATATGCCTTTTGTGCAGTAGCCTTGTTTATACTGCTGATTGCCTGCATCAATTTTATGAACCTGACCACTGCCCATTCTGCTGGCAGAAGTAAAGAAGTGGGTATTCGTAAAGTATTGGGTACTACCCGTAAAGAGTTGATAGGCCAGTTTCTTACGGAGTCTACCCTTATGGCGATACTGGCGTTGCTGGCAGCAATGGTACTTACTTATTGTGTACTGCCCTTGTTTAACAGTATTGCCGGAAAAACGATGGCGCTGTCTTATCTTATGTCATCCCGTATACTGCCATGGCTGCTGTTATTACCATTTGCAGTAGGAATACTGGCCGGCAGTTATCCCGCTTTTTTCCTATCGGGTTTCAGGCCGGTGGAAGTACTCAAAGGCAAATTAAGCCTGGGTGGCAAGAGCGCCGGACTACGCAGCGTATTGGTGGTGTTTCAGTTTTCTACTGCGGTGTTTCTGATTATAGGCACGCTGGTAGTATATCAGCAGCTCCGTTATATTCAAAACAGCAACCCCGGATTTAATAAGGACCAGGTGCTGGTTATCAGTGGGGCAGCGGCCCTTGGCAGTCACACCCAGGTTTTCAAAAAAGAAATGCTGTCTATACCGGAAGTAAAAAATGCGACTGTCAGTTCTTATCTGCCGGTATCCGGTTCGGACCGCAATGCCTGGAACATCTGTAAAGAAGCCGTACCCACAGCCACCAATAGTTTTAACACACAAAAATGGGAAGTAGACTATGATTATCTGGAGACGATGGGTATGCAGCTGGCTGCAGGCAGCAACTTCCGCCACGACTACGGCGCAGATTCTTCCGCGGTGATCATTAATGAAGTCACAGCCGGTATACTGGGTTATAAAGATCCGATAGGTAAAATCATCTATTGCCGCAGGAATGATGGCACTATGGATCAATACCCGATCATCGGTGTAGTGAAAAACTTCCACTACGAATCCGTGCATCAGAAAATAGGCCCGCTCTGTTTAACACTGGACAGTTACAGACCTAGCCTGGTATCCCTGAAAGTAACCGGTACTGCCGCGGAGAAAGTGATTGCCCAGGCCCGCCTGCAATGGAAAAAGATTGCACCCGGCATGCCCTTCAACTATTATTTTCTGGATGAATCATTTAACAGGATGTATAAGGCTGACCAGCAGGTACAGCAGCTGGCGATGATATTCTCTGCCTTATCCGTTATCATTGCCTGCATGGGCATCTTCGGGCTGGCTACTTTTATGGCGGCACAACGTGCACACGAAATCGGCATCCGTAAGGTGCTGGGCTCCAGCGTGACCAGCATTATACAGCTGCTCAACAGGGATTTTATCCGGCTGGTGGCCATTTCCTTTGTCATTGCCGCTCCGCCGGCCTGGTGGGCTATGAACAAATGGCTCAACAGCTTTGCCTACCGGGTACATATCAGTATATGGGTGTTTGTGGTGGCAGGTGCTGCCACGTTGTTCATCGCCCTGTGTACGGTTAGTTTCCAGTCAGTACGGGCTGCACTGGCCAATCCGTTAAAAAGCCTGAAAACCAACTAA
- a CDS encoding glycoside hydrolase family 2 TIM barrel-domain containing protein encodes MKKSVLTMAFAVIGTAGWAQQLPSELQTPEVVSVNRMPMRASAFAFENFTLARQRDKEKSGNFLSLNGQWKFNWVQDPRKRPADFYKTDFNDAAWDNFKVPANWELNGYGLPIYVNHPYEFTGRTKMGGALKPPYDIPEDNNPVGSYRKKFTLPKDWDGRQVFIHLGAVKSAFFIWINGEKVGYSEDSKLAAEFDITRFVKPGENLVALQVYRWSDGSYLECQDMWRISGIEREVYLYSTPRLDIRDFKVAATLDKSYTNGVLDVSLDVNNYRIDKKTNHSKPDTFSVGIQLVDAAGKTVLQEEAANPQQVLGNYKKTVSFHREVPGVQSWSAETPYLYTLYFTLKNKSGEVLEVIPQRVGFRSVELKDRNFLVNGKRVFFKGVNRHEHNPTQGHTLTREDMRKDMEMMKQLNVNAVRHSHYPPDPYWMELCDEYGLYVVDEANIESHGRYYDLAYTLANDKQWRVPHLERVKRMYERDKNHAAVVTWSLGNEAGNGTNFYEAYDWLKTQDSRPVQYERAEWDYNTDMIVPQYPDPEWLVKYSKSNPDRPMIMSEYAHIMGNSLGNFQEYWTAIENNPYLQGGFIWEWIDQGIDTVKNGKRILAYGGDFPLSGPVNEAFSDNNFCVKGVVTAHRGLTPMAVEIKKVYQHIKSRYKGNNVVTVTNGYFFRDLANDQLNWELLEDGKVIEKGAVKDLTVAAQQSADITLPVKSSIRAGKEYFLNVRYVLKQQEPFLPAGFEIASEQFAWGKGQALAPAVVKPAQLTLQQDGGRATIKGAGFAVTFNLQQGMLEKYELKGEQVLEGGLQPAFWRAPTDNDIGAGFNHSLRKWRNAYAAGKVLEAKVNKTADGYEVLLKKEIVEGDAVATQTITIHGDGSMKVSNAFTAVKGNYTLIPRIGNDLQLKKQFDQISYYGRGPWENYWDRKTASFVGIYQQSVDQQYFPYARPQESGNKADVRWVSMTNKKGNGIRFEYADSLLNFSALPYSLDDLDPEADKKQYHSGELVTRPEIYMHIDLQQSGLQGIDSWGAMPLEEYRIPFKNHEYSYWIKPVM; translated from the coding sequence ATGAAAAAAAGTGTACTTACCATGGCCTTTGCCGTTATTGGAACGGCAGGGTGGGCGCAGCAGTTGCCTTCGGAGTTGCAGACACCGGAAGTGGTATCTGTTAACAGGATGCCGATGCGGGCATCAGCCTTTGCCTTTGAGAATTTTACGTTGGCCCGGCAACGTGATAAAGAGAAGTCCGGCAATTTCCTTTCGCTCAACGGGCAATGGAAGTTCAACTGGGTGCAGGATCCCCGCAAACGCCCGGCTGACTTTTACAAAACAGATTTTAATGATGCCGCATGGGATAACTTTAAAGTGCCTGCCAACTGGGAACTGAACGGTTATGGTCTGCCCATCTATGTGAATCATCCATACGAGTTTACAGGCCGCACCAAAATGGGCGGTGCACTGAAACCTCCCTACGATATACCGGAAGACAACAACCCGGTAGGCTCTTACAGAAAGAAATTTACTTTACCGAAAGACTGGGACGGCCGTCAGGTGTTTATTCATCTGGGTGCGGTGAAATCGGCCTTCTTCATCTGGATCAATGGTGAAAAGGTGGGCTATAGCGAAGACAGCAAACTGGCCGCTGAATTTGATATCACCCGTTTTGTAAAACCAGGTGAGAACCTGGTAGCCCTGCAGGTGTACAGATGGAGTGACGGCTCTTACCTGGAATGTCAGGATATGTGGCGTATCTCCGGGATTGAGAGAGAGGTATATCTCTATTCCACCCCCAGACTGGATATCAGGGATTTTAAAGTAGCTGCCACACTGGATAAATCGTATACCAACGGTGTACTGGATGTAAGTCTGGATGTGAACAATTACCGCATTGATAAAAAAACAAACCACAGCAAGCCGGATACTTTTTCTGTAGGAATACAACTGGTGGACGCTGCAGGCAAAACCGTACTGCAGGAAGAAGCCGCCAACCCACAGCAGGTATTGGGCAACTATAAAAAAACAGTGAGCTTTCACCGCGAAGTACCAGGCGTACAAAGCTGGTCGGCTGAAACACCTTATCTCTATACGCTGTACTTCACCCTGAAAAATAAATCCGGCGAAGTACTGGAAGTGATACCGCAGCGGGTGGGCTTCCGCTCTGTTGAGCTGAAAGACCGCAACTTCCTCGTCAATGGAAAAAGAGTTTTCTTCAAAGGAGTGAACCGTCACGAACACAATCCCACACAGGGTCACACCCTTACCCGTGAGGATATGCGTAAAGATATGGAGATGATGAAACAGCTCAACGTAAATGCGGTGCGTCATTCCCACTATCCTCCAGACCCTTATTGGATGGAGCTTTGCGATGAATATGGTTTGTATGTGGTAGATGAAGCTAATATCGAATCTCACGGCCGCTACTACGATCTCGCCTATACGCTGGCCAACGACAAACAATGGCGTGTACCTCATCTGGAAAGAGTGAAGCGCATGTACGAACGTGATAAAAACCATGCTGCTGTAGTCACCTGGTCGCTGGGCAACGAAGCCGGCAACGGTACCAATTTCTACGAAGCATACGACTGGCTCAAAACACAAGACAGCCGCCCCGTACAATACGAACGTGCAGAATGGGACTATAATACAGACATGATCGTTCCACAATATCCCGATCCGGAATGGCTGGTGAAATATTCCAAAAGTAACCCCGACCGTCCGATGATCATGAGTGAATATGCGCATATCATGGGTAATAGTCTGGGTAACTTCCAGGAATACTGGACTGCTATTGAAAACAATCCTTACCTCCAGGGTGGTTTTATCTGGGAATGGATAGACCAGGGTATCGATACGGTGAAAAACGGTAAACGTATCCTCGCCTATGGTGGCGACTTTCCGCTGAGCGGGCCGGTTAACGAGGCTTTCAGCGACAACAACTTCTGCGTGAAAGGCGTGGTGACAGCACATCGCGGCCTGACGCCTATGGCAGTGGAAATAAAGAAAGTATATCAGCATATCAAAAGCCGCTACAAAGGCAATAACGTGGTGACTGTCACCAATGGTTATTTCTTCCGTGATCTGGCTAATGACCAGCTCAACTGGGAACTGCTGGAAGATGGAAAGGTGATAGAAAAAGGTGCTGTTAAAGACCTGACAGTAGCAGCGCAGCAGTCAGCTGATATTACCTTGCCGGTAAAAAGCAGTATCCGTGCAGGTAAGGAGTATTTCCTCAATGTACGGTATGTGTTGAAACAGCAGGAGCCTTTCCTGCCTGCAGGTTTTGAAATAGCATCAGAGCAGTTTGCCTGGGGTAAAGGTCAGGCGCTGGCACCTGCTGTGGTAAAACCTGCTCAGCTGACTTTGCAACAGGATGGCGGTCGCGCTACCATTAAAGGTGCTGGCTTCGCCGTTACCTTTAATCTGCAACAGGGCATGCTCGAAAAATATGAGCTGAAAGGAGAACAGGTCCTGGAAGGCGGTTTGCAGCCAGCTTTCTGGCGTGCTCCTACTGACAATGATATCGGTGCAGGATTTAATCACTCCCTGCGCAAATGGCGCAACGCCTATGCTGCGGGAAAAGTGCTCGAAGCAAAAGTGAATAAGACCGCTGATGGTTATGAAGTTTTGTTGAAGAAAGAAATAGTGGAAGGAGATGCCGTAGCCACACAAACCATTACCATTCACGGTGACGGCAGTATGAAAGTGTCTAATGCATTTACTGCTGTAAAAGGAAACTATACGCTGATTCCCCGCATCGGTAATGACTTGCAGCTGAAGAAACAGTTTGACCAGATTTCGTATTATGGCCGCGGTCCATGGGAAAATTACTGGGACAGAAAAACAGCTTCTTTTGTAGGCATCTATCAGCAGTCAGTTGATCAGCAGTATTTCCCTTACGCCCGTCCGCAGGAAAGCGGTAATAAGGCCGATGTACGTTGGGTTAGCATGACTAACAAAAAAGGAAATGGTATACGCTTTGAATATGCAGACAGTCTGCTTAATTTCTCAGCGCTGCCTTACAGCCTGGATGATCTCGATCCGGAAGCCGATAAAAAACAATATCACTCCGGTGAGCTGGTAACACGTCCTGAAATATATATGCATATAGATTTGCAGCAGTCGGGCCTTCAGGGTATCGACAGCTGGGGCGCTATGCCACTGGAAGAATACCGGATACCGTTTAAGAACCATGAGTACAGTTACTGGATAAAACCGGTGATGTAA
- the dinB gene encoding DNA polymerase IV — MEQTENSAQRKIIHIDMDAFYASVEQRDHPQYRGKAIAVGGSPEGRGVVATASYEARKFGVRSAMSSRRALQLCPQIIFVRPRFDAYKEVSRRIREIFARYTDLIEPLSLDEAYLDVTVDKLNIGSAIEIARQIKMAIREELQLTASAGVSVNKFVAKIASDLNKPDGFTFIGPSSIESFMEQLPVEKFHGVGKVTADKMKKMGLFTGGDLKRLSEQELKQYFGKVGTFYYRIVRGIDDRAVQPHRETKSLGAEDTFPVDLTAEEDLHAELEKIAQTVYNRLERYGLKGRTITLKIKYSDFKQITRNQSFPFPVGDMDTILHTAKQLLAATRPEDKKIRLLGITLSNFGEAGPVSDKPVNPQLSLFDFEG, encoded by the coding sequence ATGGAACAGACAGAAAATAGTGCCCAACGGAAGATTATTCACATCGATATGGATGCGTTTTATGCATCTGTGGAGCAGCGTGATCATCCGCAGTATCGTGGTAAAGCCATTGCGGTAGGTGGTTCGCCGGAAGGGAGGGGAGTGGTGGCTACAGCCAGTTATGAGGCGCGGAAATTCGGTGTCCGTTCTGCGATGTCGTCCAGGCGTGCTTTACAGCTATGTCCCCAAATTATTTTTGTACGTCCCCGTTTTGATGCTTACAAAGAAGTGTCCCGTCGTATCCGGGAGATATTTGCGCGTTATACCGATCTTATTGAACCACTTTCGCTGGATGAAGCTTACCTGGATGTTACAGTTGATAAACTGAATATTGGTTCTGCCATAGAGATTGCGAGGCAGATCAAAATGGCTATCCGTGAGGAGTTGCAGCTGACCGCTTCTGCAGGGGTGTCTGTTAATAAGTTTGTGGCCAAGATAGCTTCCGATCTCAACAAGCCGGATGGGTTTACGTTTATTGGTCCTTCTTCAATTGAAAGTTTTATGGAACAGCTGCCAGTGGAGAAGTTCCATGGTGTAGGTAAGGTGACGGCCGACAAGATGAAGAAGATGGGGCTGTTTACCGGCGGTGATCTCAAGAGGCTGTCGGAGCAGGAGCTGAAGCAGTATTTCGGCAAAGTAGGTACTTTCTACTACCGTATTGTACGGGGCATAGATGACCGTGCGGTGCAGCCACACCGCGAAACCAAATCCCTGGGCGCAGAAGATACCTTCCCCGTAGACCTGACGGCGGAGGAAGACCTGCATGCTGAGTTGGAGAAAATCGCGCAGACTGTTTACAACAGGCTGGAACGCTACGGCCTGAAAGGACGTACTATTACCCTGAAGATCAAGTACAGCGATTTTAAGCAGATAACCCGTAATCAATCATTTCCTTTTCCGGTAGGAGATATGGACACAATACTCCACACGGCCAAACAATTGTTGGCAGCTACCAGGCCAGAAGATAAGAAGATACGTTTGTTGGGTATAACGTTGTCTAATTTCGGAGAAGCGGGTCCTGTTTCGGATAAGCCTGTTAATCCACAGTTATCACTTTTCGATTTTGAGGGATGA
- a CDS encoding contact-dependent growth inhibition system immunity protein: protein MNRKDVWRYKSLEQLENKRWEPATENDSVLVKRCIALSKVPVIKLTASDLRVLIGQSFNPTYLVPLAIEKLKDDLLVEADLYPGDLLKNVLDVPAPFWEEHQELHDDMKKMIRSRAVEVATEIDLPGYWQ from the coding sequence ATGAACAGGAAAGACGTCTGGAGATACAAATCTCTGGAACAATTAGAAAACAAACGTTGGGAACCCGCTACAGAAAACGATTCAGTATTAGTTAAAAGATGCATTGCCCTCAGCAAAGTACCCGTTATCAAATTAACTGCCAGCGATCTACGGGTATTGATAGGCCAATCCTTTAACCCAACCTATCTGGTGCCACTGGCCATCGAAAAACTTAAAGATGACCTGTTGGTAGAAGCTGATCTGTACCCCGGCGATCTGCTGAAAAATGTACTGGATGTTCCCGCTCCTTTCTGGGAAGAGCATCAGGAACTGCACGATGACATGAAAAAAATGATCAGGTCCCGTGCTGTCGAAGTAGCGACAGAGATTGATTTACCCGGTTACTGGCAATAA
- a CDS encoding GlxA family transcriptional regulator: MIPNRVIFFLFDGVHLLDLAGAVTVFVEAICCGQPYELKYVSPYNHPGTSSGLGFAAVDPLDSVTVMPDDILIIAGMDLRRWDRADDALWIPWLQAAAATGATVCSVCTAAFALAAAGLLDGQHCTTHWAQTTFLQQQFPRLKVVENRLFVKSGRIYTSAGIATGIDMALSLIEERHGIAFASLLAKVLVVPMRRDGSSPQDSIFLQNRQHINHQIHQVQDYIGAHLHQKLTLSELADQVFISPRNLTRLFKTATGTTIGDYIQKLRREKALLLLKSEHKVAWVARECGFKSPNQLRQLIKKDTSLRLS, encoded by the coding sequence ATGATACCCAATCGCGTAATTTTTTTTCTTTTTGATGGGGTACACCTGCTGGATCTGGCAGGGGCTGTGACCGTTTTTGTAGAAGCCATTTGTTGTGGCCAACCTTATGAGTTGAAGTACGTATCTCCCTACAATCACCCGGGAACATCCTCGGGGCTTGGTTTTGCCGCTGTAGATCCGCTTGATTCCGTGACAGTAATGCCGGACGATATCCTGATTATAGCGGGCATGGACCTGAGAAGATGGGACCGTGCCGATGATGCTTTGTGGATACCCTGGCTGCAGGCTGCGGCTGCCACTGGCGCCACCGTCTGCTCTGTTTGCACTGCAGCATTCGCATTGGCCGCTGCAGGCCTGCTGGATGGTCAGCACTGTACCACACACTGGGCGCAGACGACCTTCTTACAACAGCAATTTCCGCGCCTGAAGGTAGTGGAAAACAGATTATTTGTAAAAAGCGGCCGGATTTATACCAGCGCCGGCATCGCTACCGGTATCGATATGGCGCTCTCTCTCATAGAAGAAAGGCATGGTATCGCCTTTGCGAGCCTCCTCGCCAAAGTACTGGTAGTACCCATGCGACGCGATGGTTCTTCACCGCAAGATAGCATCTTCCTGCAAAACAGACAGCATATTAATCATCAAATTCATCAGGTACAGGATTATATCGGCGCCCATCTGCATCAGAAACTCACCCTCAGCGAACTGGCCGATCAGGTGTTTATCAGTCCCCGCAACCTCACCAGACTGTTCAAAACCGCCACCGGTACCACTATCGGAGATTATATCCAGAAACTCCGCAGGGAAAAAGCCCTGCTGCTGCTTAAATCAGAACATAAGGTGGCCTGGGTAGCCCGGGAATGTGGTTTTAAAAGTCCTAACCAGCTGCGCCAGCTGATCAAAAAAGATACAAGCCTCAGACTGTCCTGA
- a CDS encoding DJ-1/PfpI family protein: MKQLLLLLLLAPCLLFAQSGTLKYVCPPCGPCDTIVYHKQGKCPHCGMVLMKKDTIDQKRLKVCFYLQDGVEVLDFAGPMEVFSYAGFEIFTVSKKKKLISQGVLKITPDYSLADAPPADILAVFGGNAGVAADDPEVIAWIKARDKATASYFSVCTGAFILGNAGLLNHQTATTFHQSINHLRERLPQTKVVENVRFVDNGRIITTAGISAGIDGALHLVGKLKGEEEAQRIAREMEYDKYVPNQGMITANK, translated from the coding sequence ATGAAACAGTTGCTGTTATTGTTGTTGCTGGCACCGTGCCTGCTTTTTGCCCAATCGGGAACATTAAAATACGTTTGCCCTCCCTGTGGTCCCTGTGATACTATTGTATATCATAAACAAGGTAAATGTCCGCATTGTGGTATGGTACTGATGAAAAAAGACACCATCGATCAAAAACGTTTGAAAGTTTGTTTTTACCTGCAGGACGGCGTGGAAGTGCTCGACTTCGCCGGGCCGATGGAAGTATTTTCCTATGCCGGCTTTGAAATATTTACCGTCTCCAAAAAGAAAAAGCTGATATCACAGGGTGTGTTAAAAATAACCCCCGACTACAGCCTGGCGGATGCCCCGCCTGCTGATATCCTGGCTGTATTCGGTGGTAATGCCGGCGTGGCTGCAGATGACCCGGAGGTGATCGCCTGGATCAAAGCCCGCGATAAAGCTACTGCCAGCTACTTCTCCGTTTGTACCGGCGCCTTTATCCTGGGTAATGCCGGTCTGCTCAACCACCAGACAGCCACCACCTTTCACCAGAGCATCAACCACCTGCGTGAACGCCTGCCTCAAACCAAAGTGGTGGAAAACGTACGTTTTGTAGATAATGGCCGCATCATCACTACTGCCGGCATATCCGCCGGTATCGACGGTGCCCTGCATCTTGTTGGTAAACTGAAAGGGGAAGAAGAAGCCCAACGTATTGCACGGGAGATGGAATACGATAAGTATGTGCCTAATCAGGGTATGATCACGGCCAACAAATAA
- a CDS encoding ankyrin repeat domain-containing protein: protein MQKISLYDLKRKLRTSQDPDEVLALVRHHLKDFNRRELSELLCELLEYQEIFFEAAELLIEDGGADIRYMKEDVIPIIFCAVGANKPQAVEYALKKGATLSIDSPDYLYAIAYIFQHHRLAAITDMLLILIRHNIHFDFMLDSLDTPLLLATRYNSNREVVEFLLAEDVRKYHYDEHGLTAVHYAPFAKAPNLYKIMITCMADIQVKSKFTTSLEPVAECVIRVSEHITFEEFIYEALNAFLVNRHRMYDDIFEKYYYRLHMIAEHISQIRTKYGEAG, encoded by the coding sequence ATGCAGAAAATTTCTCTGTACGACTTAAAGCGCAAACTGAGAACAAGCCAGGACCCGGACGAAGTGCTCGCTCTGGTGAGACATCATCTGAAAGACTTTAACCGGCGGGAGCTATCAGAACTCTTATGTGAGCTGCTGGAGTACCAGGAGATTTTTTTTGAAGCGGCTGAATTACTGATTGAAGATGGCGGTGCCGACATCCGTTATATGAAGGAAGATGTGATCCCTATCATTTTCTGTGCGGTAGGGGCCAACAAACCACAGGCCGTAGAATATGCCCTGAAGAAGGGTGCTACGCTGAGCATTGATAGTCCTGATTATCTGTATGCTATTGCCTACATCTTCCAGCATCACCGGCTTGCGGCCATCACCGATATGCTGCTGATCCTGATAAGACACAATATCCACTTCGATTTTATGCTGGACAGCCTCGATACCCCCCTGTTGCTTGCCACCCGGTATAATAGCAACAGGGAGGTGGTCGAGTTTCTGCTGGCAGAAGATGTACGCAAATACCATTATGATGAGCACGGACTGACAGCTGTACATTATGCCCCCTTCGCCAAAGCTCCCAACCTCTATAAAATCATGATCACCTGTATGGCAGACATACAGGTGAAATCAAAATTTACCACCAGCCTGGAACCGGTAGCGGAATGTGTTATCCGGGTAAGTGAACACATTACGTTCGAAGAATTCATTTATGAAGCACTGAATGCGTTTCTGGTCAACCGCCACCGCATGTACGATGATATCTTTGAGAAATATTATTACCGGTTGCATATGATCGCTGAACACATTTCCCAGATCCGCACCAAATACGGAGAAGCCGGCTGA